The DNA sequence AGCGTTTAATTATAGGTCTTACGGGCGGCATTGGCTCAGGTAAAACTGCGGCGACGGATTTATTTGCCGCGCAAGGCATAGATATTGTTGACGCAGATATTGTTGCAAGGCAGGTAGTAACTCCTGGCGCGCCAGCACTTGAGTCGATAAAAGCCGAATTTGGTGATGAGTACATTGATGCAGAAGGGCATTTAAATCGAGCCAAACTAAGAGCGCTAGTGTTCTCTGACGAGAGTGCCAAGCAGAAATTAAATGCAATCATGCAACCGGCGATTCGCACTGAACTTCTCGACCAACTCAATCAAGCAAAGTCACCGTACGTAATATTGTCTGCGCCATTGTTATTAGAAAATGGCTTAGAGTCATACTGTCAGCGAGTCTTAGTAGTGGACGTACCTGAAGCACTACAGGTGCAACGAGCGACTAACCGTGATAGTGTTAACGAAGAACAGATTAAGTCCATTATTAGCAGTCAAATTGACCGTCCAACTAGGCTGACCAAGGCGGACGATGTGATTGATAACTCGGGCTCTTTATCAGAGTTAAAAATTCAAGTTAATCAATTGCATAAGAAATATTTGACACTGGCCGATGGTTAAATCATATTGGAACAATTAATCGCCAATGTTTGGTGTGGATACCGAGAAGAAGAATAACAAAAAGAAACCATCGTCATGAATCCAGTTGTCTACGAACATCCGCTGAATGAAAAAACTCGACTGCTAATGCGGTTAGAGTTGTTATTTGATCAGTTGTCGATACACAAAGACATGACGGATGACCGAAACATCCAACCGTTTTTCTCTACCTTATATTCCACAATTGAAGTGTTAGAACGCAACGATATTCGCGGCACCTTAGCGTTTTATTTAGATCTACTTGAAAAAAGCATGCTTCGCTGGTCTTCTCACCCCGACATTCACAATGATTCTTTGCAAAAAAACCTTCAAGAAACAGTAAAACTGCAAGGTCAGATTTCAAAAATGAGTAAAGCCTGCCAAATTCTTAAAGAAGATAAGTTTTTGGCGAGTCTAAGACAGAGATTTGGTATTGCTGGTGGTACTTGTGATTTTGATTTACCGCAGTTTCACTTTTGGCGTCTTAAGCCACTTGCTGAACGTCAAGATGATATTCAAGCTTGGTTAACTATATTAGCGCCACTTCAACAAGCCCTAAACTTTTCGATGTTATTTATCAGAGAGTCTGCTGAGTTTGCCGAGCGCGATGCGCCAAATGGTTTTTTCCAGGGCAGTTGTGCAGATACGGTATCGTTACTGAGAGTTAAATATGATGTAGACAGTGGAGTATTCCCAACCATCAGTGGCAGTAACCGCCGTTTTGCAATCAGCTTTATGCGTCCAGATAAAAGTGCGGTAAAAACGTCAGTGAATGATACAATCCCCTTTGAACTAGCGACTTGCTAGTTGCGTATTCAGGGTTACACTCCTTTCTTTTTTGTATCGTTATTAAATAATGGTGTTTTTTATGTCTGATAAATCAACGACAACTGTTAAATGTCCGACTTGCGAAACTGATGTAGTTTGGCAACCTGAGTCTGAGTTTCGCCCATTTTGTAGCAAACGCTGCCAGCTCATTGATTTAGGTGAATGGGCTAACGAGTCTAACCGCATTCCTGAATCGCCATCGGCTTCTTCAATGTCAGAGTCAGAGATTGATCAAATTGAGCGTTTATTAGAAGCGCGTCAGCAAGATTACTTTAACTAAGTCATGATCGAGATCTCTAACACAGTTTCACTTGACGAAGATGAGGTTGAGCTGGTCGCTATAAGAGCGCAAGGCGCCGGTGGTCAAAACGTTAATAAAGTATCGTCAGCAATCCACTTAAGGTTTGATATTCAAGCGTCAAGTTTGCCTGAATTTTATAAATCTAGGTTGATGGACCTGAAAGACAAGCGCTTGACAAAAGATGGCGTGATTATCATCAAAGCTCAGCAGCACCGTACTCAACAACAAAATCGAGACGAAGCGATCGTCAGGTTAGTTGAGCTGATTAAAGATGCAACTAAGGTTCAGGCTGTTCGCAAGCCAACAAAACCAACAAAGTCGTCACAGCGACGTAGGCTGGACAATAAAACTAAGCGCAGTCAGATCAAACAAAACCGAGGCAAAGTGGACTTTTAATACTCGCGTTGATTAACTTTTAATTGCGGCGGGTGTTGTTGTCACGACGCCAAAATGACTTTTGGTTAATGTCCATTTCCCAATCTTCAGCTGGGTTCCAGAAAAACCCTTTGGGGAATTGTTTTTTGAAATAGTCACTGCCAAAGTCAGAGTTTTTACGGGCTTCTTCATTTAATAAATTATAGGCGTAGGTCACTTCAGTTTGGCTGTGATCTTCGTACTTAACTTGGCGTTTAGTGGTTTGTTTCACTAAAGCAGAGTCTGACTTGGCAGGGTTTAACCCTATGACCACACCTTTTTCCGGGGCGTTGGTTTCTTTGGAAATAAAGTAAATACCCGTCCCCATTGGAAACTTGCCCACCATTTTCATAAAGGTTTTAGTATAAGGCGGGTAAATTACCCCTTTTTCGATACCGCTTTTCATAATGTCATAGGCTTTATAGACCAAGCTGTAGTTGTGTCTGGATTTGGTCGACATTAAAAACGAAGCGTAAATCATAGGAATACGTAAGATGTTCCCCAGCGCATGCTGTGACTTTACGTAATTAGTCAAAATAGAATCGACTAGATCGTAACGAGCGACGGCTCGCTGATAATCTTCAGGTCGAGTTTCATTGAATAAATTTTTATCCGGTTCACCGAGACCGTATTTTAAATAGTCTCTAGAGCTCTTGTAGATGATATCAATTAGCTTCTTTCGCTCTTCTTCATCGAGAAGGCGATAGCGGTTGCCGCGATATATCTCTTCGGCATTTAAGCTATAGCTGCCTAGTTGGTGAATCAGTGCCGCAAACACAATAGGTCGCAACACTTCACTTTTGTAGACTTCTAGTTTCTCTGGCTCGTAGACGTCTTCTTTTGGGTTGTCCTCGGAAGGAACTTTCTCCGGTACATAATCAACGACTTGTGGTTCAGAGAGCTGCTTTTCGTCGTTGAGGCGCTCCAGAAGCTTTAACGCAAGGGCCGCGATATAAATAGGTTTGTTTTTTTCGTTACTGGCACATCGAGCTTGGTCGTTTGGCAACGGGGCACGCAATACCATAGTAGTGATAAAGCGATTGGCATCCCGCTCTTTTAGGGTTTGTTCGATAATCGTATCTGCCATTTCGGTCAACATACGGTTGCGACGTTTGTAGCCACCAATGATTTTGGGCTCAATATGATCCAAGCGTTCTTGGGCTGTGGACGAAAGTAGTTTTAACTCTTTTAAGTATTTTTCAGTGTCGTCTTGGTCTTTAATTTTTGGGTAGAAGCCATTGGTTTCTTTGAACGCTAGGATGGTTTCAATTTGTTTATTGATTTCTTTGGTGCGCTGCGTTTCTTTCTCAAAAATTAAATAAGTTTCTTCAAAATCGCGAAAAAAAGACACGGCGTCGCTCACCAAATCCAGATATTGCGCCTTTAAAGATTTTAAAATGTCGGTGATGAGCAACTGCTGATTCATGAAAAAACTCTTAAAAGTATTTTAAAATTAATTGGTTAAAACGAATGAGTGTAGGGCTTTTAGGAAACTTTCGCCACTTTCTACAAGCTAAAACTGTCGACATTATGTTATTCAATGATAAATATAAGCAAACATATTTTTTTTCATAAAGTTCTAGTATAATCCGCGCCCAGAAATTGAATCCTTAATATTAATCTTGAAAATTGGAGTTTAACCATGGCGTTAGAACGTACTTTTTCTATCATCAAGCCTGATGCAGTTGCTAAAAATGTAATCGGCGCAATCTACAACCGTTTCGAATCTGCGGGCCTACGCATCGTAGCTTCAAAAATGGTTCACCTTTCACAAGAGCAAGCTGAAGGCTTCTACGCTGAACACAAAGAGCGTCCTTTCTTCGGTGCTTTAGTTTCTTTCATGACTTCTGGTCCAGTTATGGTTCAGGTTTTAGAAGGTGAAAACGCAGTTGCTAAAAACCGTGAAATCATGGGTGCAACTAACCCAGCTGAAGCGCTAGCTGGTACACTACGTGCTGACTACGCAGAGTCAATCGACGAGAATGCAGTACACGGTTCTGACGCTCCTGAGTCAGCTGCTCGTGAAATCGCATACTTCTTCTCTGCTGACGAATTATGTGACCGTACTCGTTAATTTTAACGATTACTGAGTTATTCTTAAAAAGGACTTTAGCTTGCTAAGGTCCTTTTTATATTTTTGCTTTGTGTCTTTAAGGCAACTTAACGCCCATTTGAAGGATGCAAAGCAAAAATAAAATGTACGCGTGTAACAACGCATCTTTAAACGATACAAGCTACATAGAGGTAAAGTATGTCTGCAGAAATCATCACTCCTGCTGTTGAAGCACAGCCCGTCAAAAAAGTTAACCTTTTAGATTACGACCGCAAAGCGTTGCGCCAGTTTTTTAAAGACGAATTAGGCGAAAAGCCATTTAGAGCTGACCAAGCCATCAAGTGGATTTATCAAATGGGTCAAACTGATTTTTCAGAAATGACCAACTTTTCAAAAGTCCTACGAGCTAAATTAGCCGAGAAGTGTGAAGTGCGCGCGCCTGAGATCAGCGTTCGCCAAGTGTCTTCTGATGGCACAATTAAATACGCTATGTTGTTAGAAGGCGGTCAAGAAGTTGAAGCGGTTTGGATCCCTGATGGTGACCGTAAAACCCTT is a window from the Psychrosphaera ytuae genome containing:
- a CDS encoding cell division protein ZapD, producing MNPVVYEHPLNEKTRLLMRLELLFDQLSIHKDMTDDRNIQPFFSTLYSTIEVLERNDIRGTLAFYLDLLEKSMLRWSSHPDIHNDSLQKNLQETVKLQGQISKMSKACQILKEDKFLASLRQRFGIAGGTCDFDLPQFHFWRLKPLAERQDDIQAWLTILAPLQQALNFSMLFIRESAEFAERDAPNGFFQGSCADTVSLLRVKYDVDSGVFPTISGSNRRFAISFMRPDKSAVKTSVNDTIPFELATC
- the yacG gene encoding DNA gyrase inhibitor YacG is translated as MSDKSTTTVKCPTCETDVVWQPESEFRPFCSKRCQLIDLGEWANESNRIPESPSASSMSESEIDQIERLLEARQQDYFN
- the ndk gene encoding nucleoside-diphosphate kinase, encoding MALERTFSIIKPDAVAKNVIGAIYNRFESAGLRIVASKMVHLSQEQAEGFYAEHKERPFFGALVSFMTSGPVMVQVLEGENAVAKNREIMGATNPAEALAGTLRADYAESIDENAVHGSDAPESAAREIAYFFSADELCDRTR
- the arfB gene encoding alternative ribosome rescue aminoacyl-tRNA hydrolase ArfB; this translates as MIEISNTVSLDEDEVELVAIRAQGAGGQNVNKVSSAIHLRFDIQASSLPEFYKSRLMDLKDKRLTKDGVIIIKAQQHRTQQQNRDEAIVRLVELIKDATKVQAVRKPTKPTKSSQRRRLDNKTKRSQIKQNRGKVDF
- the coaE gene encoding dephospho-CoA kinase (Dephospho-CoA kinase (CoaE) performs the final step in coenzyme A biosynthesis.) translates to MTDSKNSKRLIIGLTGGIGSGKTAATDLFAAQGIDIVDADIVARQVVTPGAPALESIKAEFGDEYIDAEGHLNRAKLRALVFSDESAKQKLNAIMQPAIRTELLDQLNQAKSPYVILSAPLLLENGLESYCQRVLVVDVPEALQVQRATNRDSVNEEQIKSIISSQIDRPTRLTKADDVIDNSGSLSELKIQVNQLHKKYLTLADG